One window from the genome of Paramisgurnus dabryanus chromosome 20, PD_genome_1.1, whole genome shotgun sequence encodes:
- the dlk2 gene encoding protein delta homolog 2 codes for MKLPVILLLCGCCVLFKPNCEAQVSLPSVETSSAPSVSNCTCELGHGKCAENGDCRCDPGWGGPRCDDCVPMPGCVHGTCHQPWQCTCMDGWTGRFCDKDIYVCSREKPCKNGATCVLNDSGEYNCLCPEGFHGRDCELKTGPCQKTKSPCKNGGLCEDLGGYAPQLSCRCLVGFTGPRCETNMDDCLMRPCANGATCLDGVNRFSCVCPPGFTGRFCTVNLDDCASQPCLNGGRCIDRVSSFQCVCLPGYTGMTCEVPLGESKELSPPINGLSRVVAGSVTPGKSHSLATTTTRETPFFKISVKEVVTQQGITGLSELQLIILLVLGGMTLAVVALTAGLVLCGHCQDRTARCQCRPPPNHHYPFHRCRTQGRRPVPAQQECKISFLQSPVPPDLQKKRLNTNII; via the exons ATGAAACTTCCTGTAATTCTGCTGCTGTGTGGCTGCTGTGTGCTTTTTAAACCGAACTGTGAAGCCCAAG TTTCATTGCCGTCAGTAGAAACATCATCAGCACCTTCAGTCAGTAACTGCACATGTGAACTTGGCCATGGAAAATGTGCTGAAAACGGTGACTGCAG GTGTGACCCGGGTTGGGGCGGGCCGCGCTGCGATGACTGTGTGCCAATGCCCGGGTGTGTTCACGGCACCTGTCATCAGCCCTGGCAGTGCACCTGTATGGACGGCTGGACGGGCCGATTCTGCGACAAAG ATATTTACGTGTGTTCCAGAGAGAAGCCGTGTAAGAACGGAGCCACGTGTGTTTTGAATGACTCTGGGGAATATAACTGCTTATGTCCTGAAGGTTTTCACGGACGGGATTGTGAACTGAAAACAGGGCCTTGCCAAAAGACCAA GTCCCCCTGCAAAAACGGTGGTCTGTGTGAAGATCTGGGCGGTTACGCTCCACAGCTGTCATGTCGATGCCTGGTTGGCTTCACTGGTCCCCGCTGTGAGACTAACATGGACGACTGCCTAATGCGCCCCTGTGCCAATGGCGCCACCTGTTTGGATGGCGTGAACCGTTTTTCTTGCGTGTGCCCTCCAGGTTTTACCGGCCGATTCTGCACCGTCAATCTGGATGACTGCGCCAGCCAGCCCTGTCTCAACGGGGGGCGGTGCATAGATCGAGTCTCAAGCTTCCAGTGCGTCTGCCTACCCGGTTACACCGGAATGACTTGTGAGGTTCCCCTTGGGGAATCGAAGGAGTTATCACCTCCAATTAATGGATTAAGTCGGGTTGTCGCAGGCAGCGTTACACCGGGCAAGTCTCATTCCCTTGCGACCACCACCACTAGAGAGACACCCTTTTTTAAAATTTCAGTGAAGGAAGTGGTGACCCAACAAGGGATCACCGGGCTTTCTGAGTTACAGCTCATCATCTTGCTGGTTTTGGGTGGCATGACTTTGGCCGTGGTGGCACTAACAGCTGGTCTGGTGCTATGCGGACACTGCCAAGATCGAACCGCTCGCTGCCAATGCAGACCACCTCCCAACCACCATTACCCATTCCACCGATGTCGGACGCAGGGGCGGCGCCCGGTGCCCGCTCAACAGGAATGCAAGATTAGTTTCCTACAGTCCCCAGTGCCACCTGACCTTCAGAAGAAAAGGCTGAACACAAACATCATTTAG